From the genome of Nerophis ophidion isolate RoL-2023_Sa linkage group LG25, RoL_Noph_v1.0, whole genome shotgun sequence, one region includes:
- the cdkn1ca gene encoding cyclin dependent kinase inhibitor 1Ca: protein MKASVCRCLFGPADHDQRRGDLELKLGEIAAENNERWNFNFVTDTPMPGRFEWESTHLSADFYLEMEAASPGRDSSMLEGNNRGSSSKKHPDKVTPVRGRRTMLKAWRNARITDFFVKRRSFTESKLSNFVTSSTDASSCKTMR, encoded by the exons ATGAAAGCCAGCGTGTGCAGATGTTTGTTCGGCCCGGCGGATCACGACCAGCGACGCGGGGACTTGGAGCTAAAACTCGGGGAAATTGCGGCGGAGAACAACGAGCGATGGAACTTTAACTTCGTCACCGACACGCCGATGCCGGGGAGGTTCGAGTGGGAGTCCACCCACCTCTCCGCCGACTTTTACCTGGAGATGGAGGCGGCATCCCCGGGGAGGGACTCTTCCATGCTGGAGGGGAACAACCGCGGCAGCTCGTCCAAGAAACATCCCGATAAAGTGACGCCTGTGCGGGGGAGGAGGACCATGCTGAAGGCCTGGAGGAATGCAAGAATCACag ACTTTTTTGTCAAGAGGAGGAGCTTCACAGAAAGCAAACTCAGCAACTTTGTGACAAGTTCCACGGACGCATCTTCGTGCAAAACAATGAGATGA